Proteins encoded within one genomic window of Komagataella phaffii GS115 chromosome 3, complete sequence:
- a CDS encoding Mannose-6-phosphate isomerase, catalyzes the interconversion of fructose-6-P and mannose-6-P, with amino-acid sequence MSYRLFQIDAGVQNYEWGNIGSKSVVAQFAHNSTPSKVEIDPSLPYAELWMGTHQSMASVDHKTGTSLRDLVEKRPEEFLGAQVINKFRSTREIPFLLKVLSIGKVLSIQAHPDKELAQKLHFRDPKNYPDDNHKPEMALAVTEFEGFCGFKPLEELDSLLQKIPEFREIVGEELVHLFHENIFTGKVKMDSQEDHKNRKLLQQVFSKVMNLPDSKVYMNTKSLVKRTYDEPELFGHELCKLIQKMQSDFPYDIGLFCGCLMLNHCILQPGEAMFLQARDIHAYIRGDIVECMAASDNVVRAGFTPKFKDVNVLVDMLTYSYEDVEMQKMRPEIFTRSHGNGYDNLYDPPIEEFAVLQTILNEKNGRREVEGLQGPSILIVTKGEGSIQIQDENDSKLKCKPGFIFFIQPEVKIQLISSSDDFVTYRAFCEVNQ; translated from the coding sequence ATGTCGTACAGACTATTTCAAATCGACGCAGGAGTTCAGAACTATGAGTGGGGAAATATTGGATCAAAGTCGGTTGTGGCCCAATTTGCTCACAATAGCactccttcaaaagttgaaattgatccaaGTTTACCCTATGCTGAATTATGGATGGGAACTCACCAGTCAATGGCGTCTGTAGACCACAAGACTGGAACGTCTCTAAGGGATCTAGTCGAGAAAAGACCAGAAGAATTTTTGGGAGCTCAAGTAATCAACAAGTTCAGATCTACTAGAGAAATTCCGTTTCTTTTAAAAGTGCTGTCAATTGGAAAGGTACTTTCTATCCAAGCTCATCCTGATAAAGAGTTGGCACAAAAGCTGCATTTTAGAGATCCCAAGAATTATCCTGATGATAATCATAAACCAGAGATGGCTTTAGCTGTGACAGAGTTTGAGGGTTTTTGTGGATTTAAACCTCTGGAGGAACTGGATTCCCTACTTCAAAAGATACCTGAGTTTAGGGAAATTGTAGGAGAGGAACTGGTCCATTTGTTCCATGAAAATATTTTCACAGGCAAAGTGAAAATGGATTCTCAAGAGGATCATAAGAATAGAAAACTTTTACAGCAAGTATTCTCAAAAGTCATGAATTTGCCTGATAGTAAAGTCTACATGAACACCAAATCGCTGGTAAAACGTACATATGACGAACCCGAGTTGTTTGGCCACGAACTCTGTAAGCTAATACAGAAGATGCAAAGTGATTTTCCGTATGACATCGGTCTTTTTTGTGGGTGTCTCATGCTGAATCATTGCATTCTTCAGCCCGGAGAGGCCATGTTTTTGCAAGCCAGGGATATACATGCTTATATTCGTGGGGACATTGTAGAGTGCATGGCCGCATCTGACAACGTGGTTAGAGCAGGCTTCACTCCTAAGTTCAAAGACGTTAATGTTCTAGTTGACATGCTGACCTATTCCTatgaagatgttgaaatgCAAAAAATGAGACCAGAGATATTTACTCGTTCGCACGGAAACGGATACGACAATCTTTATGATCCTCCAATTGAAGAGTTCGCCGTCCTACAGACTATCTtaaatgaaaagaatggaagaagagaggTGGAAGGATTGCAAGGTCCATCAATTTTAATTGTCACAAAAGGTGAGGGTTCCATACAGATTcaagatgagaatgattCCAAACTGAAATGCAAGCCAGGATTTATATTCTTTATTCAGCCAGAAGTAAAGATCCAGTTGATTAGTTCCTCTGACGACTTTGTAACTTATAGAGCATTTTGTGAGGTCAACCAATAG
- a CDS encoding Protein that localizes to the nucleus and is involved in transcription regulation yields the protein MAKASRSESLLLEIINSSENSNKCGECGSCYPTWASWNLGVLLCGRCASLHRVLGFDVSRVKSLSLEEWNEKELQQLKVLGNKKNTKKWNPKRIPFPFDEDDKTGMEAWIKDKYIKGKFLNESYEELDYNLGYPRSSTKSASKSPSFESDDFSRIGNRSYTKLSSSKTESRHNSEVPPPLPRRRENSLTANKITTINSETDWLSRPSSSPAPAHHQQSTFQPMIISEAPDQTFMQPQIYQYVDPIDGLLKYVDQNGQQYIDSAQYQNFYQS from the coding sequence ATGGCAAAAGCTTCGAGGTCTGAAAGTTTACTATTGGAGATTATAAACAGCTCCGAGAATTCGAATAAGTGTGGGGAATGTGGCTCTTGTTATCCGACTTGGGCCAGCTGGAACTTGGGAGTTCTCCTTTGTGGAAGGTGTGCATCTCTTCATAGAGTTTTAGGTTTTGATGTTTCAAGGGtgaaatctctttctttggaggaatgGAATGAAAAGGAGCTACAGCAGCTTAAGGTTTTGGGCAACAAAAAGAATACGAAGAAATGGAATCCCAAAAGAATTCCTTTCCCTTTTGACGAAGACGATAAAACTGGGATGGAAGCGTGGATTAAAGACAAGTACATAAAGGGAAAATTCCTAAATGAATCATATGAAGAACTGGATTATAATTTGGGATATCCGCGTTCTTCAACTAAGTCAGCATCGAAAAGCCCTAGTTTTGAGTCCgatgatttttcaagaatcGGAAACAGATCCTATACAAAACTTTCATCCTCCAAGACGGAATCAAGACATAATTCCGAAGTACCACCTCCTCTGCCTCgcagaagagaaaattcCTTAACAGCAAACAAGATTACCACGATTAATTCGGAAACTGACTGGTTGAGTAGACCATCGAGTTCACCTGCCCCCGCACACCATCAACAGTCAACATTCCAGCCAATGATTATCTCTGAAGCACCTGATCAAACCTTCATGCAGCCACAGATTTACCAGTATGTTGATCCGATTGATGGACTGCTCAAGTATGTGGACCAAAATGGACAGCAATATATTGATTCAGctcaatatcaaaattTCTATCAGTCTTAG
- a CDS encoding mitochondrial 37S ribosomal protein RSM19 → MKAATVLLRRSAWKGPHIVPLPIAESLKSGSAIRTNARSCTILPQFVGVKFQIHNGKDYVQFQVTDDMVGSKLGEFAPTRKSFKYTQTKNK, encoded by the exons ATGAAAGCAGCTACTGTACTACTCCGCAGATCGGCTTGGAAAG GCCCCCATATCGTCCCCTTACCGATAGCAGAATCTCTGAAATCAGGTTCCGCCATCAGAACAAATGCTAGATCATGTACGATTCTGCCCCAGTTTGTCGGAGTCAAATTCCAAATTCATAATGGCAAAGACTATGTGCAGTTTCAAGTGACAGATGATATGGTTGGTTCAAAATTGGGTGAATTTGctccaacaagaaaaagcttCAAGTATACACAAACAAAGAATAAATAG
- a CDS encoding Iron-sulfur protein subunit of succinate dehydrogenase (Sdh1p, Sdh2p, Sdh3p, Sdh4p) produces MLTHTVLRAGTKRTCSTLSVVRGLATVSQNQPRLKSFKVYRWSPDTPEIKPHMQEYKIDLNECGPMVLDALLKIKNEQDATLTFRRSCREGICGSCAMNIGGRNTLACLCKIDQNESTELKIYPLPHMFVVRDLVPDLTHFYKQYKSIQPFLQRDSVPSDGKENLQSIEDRKKLDGLYECILCACCSTSCPSYWWNQQEYLGPAVLMQAYRWLIDSRDQASVARKEMLQNSMSLYRCHTIMNCARTCPKGLNPGKAIAEIKKQLAFD; encoded by the coding sequence ATGCTTACTCACACAGTATTGAGAGCTGGAACTAAGAGAACCTGCTCTACCCTTTCTGTCGTCAGAGGGTTGGCCACGGTCTCGCAGAATCAACCCAGGCTGAAGTCATTCAAAGTGTATCGTTGGTCTCCTGATACGCCGGAAATTAAGCCACATATGCAAGAATACAAGATTGATCTGAACGAATGTGGTCCCATGGTTTTGGATGCTTTGctcaagatcaagaacGAACAGGATGCTACACTTACCTTCCGTAGATCGTGTCGTGAGGGTATTTGTGGATCATGTGCTATGAACATTGGTGGTAGAAACACTTTGGCATGTTTATGCAAGATCGACCAGAATGAGAGCACGGAACTCAAAATTTATCCTCTTCCTCACATGTTTGTAGTCCGAGACCTAGTGCCTGATTTAACACACTTTTACAAGCAATACAAATCGATCCAACCATTTTTACAAAGAGATTCGGTGCCTAGCGATGGCAAAGAAAATTTACAATCTATTGAGGATCGTAAGAAGTTGGATGGATTGTACGAGTGTATCTTGTGTGCCTGCTGTTCTACGTCTTGCCCGTCTTATTGGTGGAATCAACAGGAATATTTAGGCCCCGCGGTTTTAATGCAAGCCTATAGATGGTTGATCGATTCCCGTGATCAAGCTTCTGTGgcaagaaaagaaatgtTGCAGAATTCAATGTCACTATACCGCTGTCACACAATCATGAACTGTGCTCGTACTTGTCCGAAAGGCTTGAATCCAGGTAAAGCCATTGCggaaatcaaaaaacagCTTGCCTTTGACTAA
- a CDS encoding Plasma membrane protein involved in zinc metabolism and osmotin-induced apoptosis, producing MAIKRRGTYEAVVDNTVSKHSPVKKIQQLAKYHELPDWMKDNHFILGSYVSETSSFKACFRSLTYVHNESANIYTHLIPALVSPTLAVFFAFILFQQNAFEQTFNHSAVAVDYVVCSLFLFGLFGCFMCSACFHCFKSHSHKIAIVGNKLDYLGIVLLISTSLIGIIYYAFIDKPNLYSIMISVTVILAIVCATVSLDDNFRRPEWRPFRASMFVSFGLWGGVPVLVGLYTYGKEETVQRCGLKFIILEAIFYILGASIYALRVPERLAPGSFDLLGSSHQIFHVLVVIAAVCHGMALVGSYNYSKLTRV from the coding sequence ATGGCCATTAAGAGAAGAGGAACCTACGAAGCTGTTGTCGATAACACTGTGTCAAAGCATAGTCCTGTCaagaaaattcaacaacTAGCCAAGTATCATGAGTTGCCTGATTGGATGAAGGACAATCATTTCATTCTAGGGTCATACGTTTCAGAAACAAGCAGCTTCAAAGCGTGTTTTCGTTCCTTGACCTATGTGCACAACGAAAGTGCCAACATTTACACTCATCTTATACCAGCACTTGTATCTCCTACATTAGCAGTCTTTTTCGCTTTTATTTTGTTCCAGCAAAATGCATTTGAACAAACTTTTAATCATTCAGCGGTAGCTGTAGACTATGTTGTATGTTCTCTGTTTTTGTTTGGACTTTTTGGCTGTTTCATGTGCAGTGCttgttttcattgtttCAAGTCCCACTCTCATAAGATTGCTATAGTTGGAAACAAATTGGACTATCTTGGGATTGTCCTTTTGATTTCTACGTCACTAATAGGGATTATCTATTACGCCTTCATCGATAAGCCCAACTTGTATTCGATTATGATATCAGTCACGGTTATTTTGGCTATTGTGTGTGCAACTGTCTCACTGGATGACAATTTCAGAAGACCCGAATGGAGACCTTTCAGGGCTTCAATGTTTGTGTCCTTTGGCCTTTGGGGTGGGGTGCCAGTTCTTGTTGGATTATATACCTatggaaaggaagagaCAGTGCAACGTTGTGGCTTAAAGTTTATTATATTGGAGGCAATTTTTTACATTCTAGGTGCTTCGATATATGCTTTAAGAGTGCCTGAAAGATTAGCCCCCGGTAGTTTTGATCTACTTGGAAGCAGtcatcaaatttttcatgtTTTAGTGGTAATTGCTGCTGTTTGCCATGGAATGGCATTGGTAGGCTCTTATAATTACTCCAAACTGACTAGAGTCTAA
- a CDS encoding Protein required for fusion of cvt-vesicles and autophagosomes with the vacuole, which yields MSAKKSVASSLKNPVFSSDDAESRALVTDEYLGDQSSSSVNNDLNSILKQITKDSTPVSSKALKLGFPEEKDDECEDMQLFLNRRKHFFILSSAGKPIYSMHGSEDIIVGYMGLIQTIVSYFHLEETAEAGIGTGDLRSFKNGDVCFTFENRYPIILMGVSNMQETDVESTQQLDFLYNYLVTTLSKPHINKVFRQRESFDFRKLLGHADVACLNNICADLANNSNLGLIIGGLPCLKVKRHIRVKLEQILLRYTSPSVLYGLLLGPEGKLITVMRPRRHTLHTADLQLLFSMIFNTNTFKTSSTDKPEFQVNEEFWVPVCLPRFNSNGFLYAFIQFWQLQRDDALEKLGTGSADQSVNPDTTKMGLILLSPYKDQFYQVRDISKRIIDRIMESSTLYKELYLSMLTNTPPEGICPLISDFIFKSKKHAQYFLIKRDDDGEHERMLRYIYSRLHSAVVTNTLVSPQRSTKCNGENILQRKIITFDSSNFIKYTKWKVSSSQLEESFNMNARISSSPQKNDIVTGFVISTPSFELYMVRKGSDIDKKALAQTSKKIIKWCLKNEGRLFVSGGAVF from the coding sequence ATGAGTGCAAAAAAGTCGGTTGCGTCCTCTCTAAAGAATCCAGTCTTTTCTTCAGACGATGCAGAATCAAGGGCACTAGTCACAGACGAATACCTAGGCGaccaatcttcttcatcagtaAATAATGATTTGAATTCAATATTGAAGCAAATAACGAAAGACTCAACACCCGTCTCATCCAAAGCTCTGAAGCTTGGTTTTCcggaagaaaaagatgatgagTGTGAAGATATGCAGCTTTTTCTCAATAGGCGAAAGcatttcttcattttgtcGTCCGCTGGTAAACCGATATACTCAATGCATGGCTCGGAGGACATTATTGTTGGATATATGGGACTAATTCAAACCATTGTAAGTTACTTCCATTTAGAAGAAACAGCCGAAGCCGGTATCGGAACTGGAGATTTGCGAAGTTTTAAAAACGGTGACGTTTGTTTTACTTTTGAGAACCGCTACCCCATCATTTTAATGGGCGTCTCAAACATGCAAGAAACTGATGTAGAATCAACGCAACAACTGGATTTTCTATACAACTATTTGGTCACCACACTAAGTAAACCTCACATAAACAAAGTTTTCAGGCAAAGAGAAAGCTTCGACTTCAGAAAACTATTGGGTCATGCTGATGTTGCTTGTCTGAACAATATCTGTGCGGACCTTGCTAATAACTCCAATTTGGGTCTTATTATTGGAGGTTTACCATGCCTAAAGGTGAAGAGACACATCAGGgtcaaacttgaacaaaTATTACTGAGGTACACGTCTCCAAGCGTTCTTTATGGCTTATTATTGGGCCCAGAGGGAAAGTTAATAACTGTTATGAGACCTAGAAGACACACTCTCCACACTGCGGATCTTCAACTACTGTTCTCGATGATATTTAATACCAACACATTTAAGACCAGTTCAACCGACAAACCAGAATTCCAGGTGAACGAAGAATTTTGGGTTCCTGTGTGCCTTCCAAGGTTTAATTCGAATGGATTTCTTTACGCATTTATTCAGTTCTGGCAACTACAAAGAGATGACGCATTAGAGAAACTAGGAACAGGATCTGCTGATCAAAGTGTCAATCCTGATACGACAAAGATGGGATTGATTTTGCTGTCCCCTTACAAAGACCAATTTTATCAAGTCCGAGACATCAGTAAAAGAATAATTGATCGAATCATGGAGTCCTCTACACTATACAAGGAGCTTTATTTGTCAATGTTGACTAATACACCTCCAGAAGGAATATGTCCGCTTATCTCAGACTTTAtattcaaatcaaagaaacacGCACAATATTTTTTAATAAAAAGAGACGACGATGGAGAACATGAGCGTATGCTCAGATACATTTATTCTCGATTGCACTCTGCCGTGGTGACTAATACTCTAGTTTCACCCCAGAGAAGCACAAAATGCAACGGAGAAAATATTCTACAACGAAAGATTATTACTTTTGattcttccaatttcatcaaatacACCAAATGGAAAGTGAGTAGCTCCCAATTAGAAGAAAGTTTTAACATGAATGCACGTATTTCATCTAGCCCCCAAAAAAACGACATAGTGACGGGCTTTGTTATTTCCACTCCATCCTTCGAACTGTACATGGTTCGCAAAGGTAGTGATATTGACAAAAAGGCCCTTGCGCAAACCAGCAAAAAGATTATCAAATGGTGTCTCAAGAACGAAGGAAGATTGTTCGTGAGTGGAGGCGCTGTGTTTTAG
- a CDS encoding DNA ligase found in the nucleus and mitochondria produces MTHCGPLLFPNLDLSRNLSKRLFLCYISYYNCFIMSGQQSLNRFFSARKPEIVNSTSKKLISQKRTTETDYSPLKRTKNSTMLECGDLNSPHLAKVGYPDLEKDTVDSNILVEAESLLKLESKYHSDSPDLPQSQEIFYSSLTNIFEKLEQEPARLKNLAIASEFFLQILRSNHKRTLVEVIYLMINRLGPDYELDLELGLGETLLVKAIAEGTGRTPQRIRSELHKLGDIGLVAQNSRSRQPTMFKSKPLTIHSVFENLTKIAKSSGNASQARKIGLINQMLTTCEGSEAKFLMRSLEGKLRINFGEKSVLVALSKAFSEYEHELSSKKGHVSPQELVDAEEAIKKAFSQIPNYEIIVDEALKYGISNLATHCTLKPGIPLKPMLAKPTKSITEVLDHFHGQEFTCEYKYDGERAQLHVQEDGTVKIYSRNSEDMSQRYPDLIDVVSQIKTQCNGVITLILDCECVAWDGEKGKILPFQVLSTRKRKDVNAKDIKVQVCLFAFDILFLNGKSLLELPLKERRKILHENVKPIEGKFQFAEAMDADNVAEIQHFLDQSVKDSCEGLMVKMLDGDKSHYEPSKRSVNWLKLKKDYLEGVGDSLDLAVVGGYIGKGKRTGWYGGFLLACYNEDSGEYETCCKIGTGFSEEMLQTLSGTLKPTVIQQPKPFYVYDASPDVWFEPTLVFEVLTADLSLSPVYKAGINFFGKGVSLRFPRFIRVRDDKSPEQATSSDQIVELYQKQAHV; encoded by the coding sequence ATGACACACTGTGGGCCACTCTTGTTTCCCAATCTTGACTTATCTAGgaatttatcaaaaaggCTTTTTTTGTGCTATATTTCATACTACAACTGTTTTATAATGAGCGGCCAACAATCGCTTAATCGTTTTTTTAGTGCCAGAAAACCTGAAATCGTTAATTCAACTTCCAAGAAGCTAATATCGCAAAAACGAACTACAGAGACTGACTATTCTCCTTTGAAGCGAACCAAAAACTCAACTATGCTAGAATGTGGTGACCTAAATTCTCCCCACTTAGCAAAGGTTGGCTATCCCGATTTGGAAAAGGACACTGTTGAttcaaatattttggtTGAAGCTGAGAGCTTGCTAAAACTAGAGTCCAAATACCATTCTGACAGTCCTGATCTTCCCCAATCACAGGAAATTTTTTACAGTTCGTTGACaaatatttttgaaaaactaGAGCAAGAGCCTGCCAGGCTGAAAAACCTAGCAATTGCCAGCgagttttttcttcaaatattgCGATCAAACCATAAACGTACTCTGGTGGAGGTAATATACCTTATGATTAACAGGTTGGGACCGGATTATGAATTAGATTTGGAGCTGGGTCTTGGCGAAACGTTGCTTGTAAAAGCTATTGCTGAAGGCACCGGCAGAACACCTCAACGAATTAGATCAGAGCTTCATAAGCTTGGTGACATCGGACTTGTAGCCCAAAattcaagatcaagacAGCCTACTATGTTTAAATCAAAACCCCTCACTATTCATTCTGTGTTTGAAAACTTGACTAAAATTGCTAAGTCTTCAGGAAATGCATCACAAGCCCGAAAAATTGGGTTAATTAATCAGATGTTAACTACGTGTGAAGGATCTGAAGCTAAATTTCTAATGAGATCTTTGGAGGGAAAGCTTAGAATTAATTTTGGTGAGAAATCTGTGTTGGTTGCGTTATCAAAAGCGTTTTCTGAGTACGAACATGAATTGTCAAGCAAAAAGGGCCACGTAAGCCCTCAGGAGTTAGTTGACGCAGAAGAAGCCATTAAAAAGGCTTTTAGTCAGATTCCAAACTATGAAATTATTGTCGACgaagctttgaaatatGGAATATCCAACCTTGCTACACATTGTACATTGAAGCCTGGTATTCCCCTTAAGCCTATGTTGGCAAAGCCAACAAAATCCATAACTGAAGTCTTAGACCATTTTCACGGTCAAGAATTTACATGTGAGTATAAGTACGACGGCGAACGCGCGCAATTACATGTTCAGGAGGACGGTACTGTGAAGATATACTCTAGGAATTCTGAAGACATGAGTCAAAGGTATCCAGATTTAATAGACGTTGTCAGCCAAATAAAAACCCAATGCAACGGAGTAATTACGTTGATCTTAGATTGCGAATGTGTTGCATGGGATGGTGAAAAGGGCAAAATTTTACCCTTCCAGGTTCTCTCTACGAGAAAGCGTAAAGATGTAAATGCCAAAGACATTAAGGTCCAAGTTTGTCTGTTTGCATTTGACATACTTTTCTTAAATGGCAAATCGCTTTTGGAACTTCCCTTAAAAGAGCGAAGGAAAATACTTCATGAAAATGTTAAGCCTATCGAAGGAAAATTTCAGTTTGCAGAAGCCATGGATGCAGATAATGTTGCAGAAATACAACATTTTTTGGATCAATCAGTGAAAGATTCATGTGAAGGTCTGATGGTAAAAATGTTAGATGGAGATAAATCACATTACGAACCTTCAAAGAGATCTGTCAATTGGTTAAAGCTAAAAAAAGACTACTTGGAAGGTGTTGGCGATTCTTTAGACCTAGCAGTTGTGGGAGGGTATATAGGAAAGGGTAAAAGAACTGGATGGTATGGCGGCTTCTTATTAGCCTGTTACAACGAAGACAGTGGTGAATATGAAACTTGCTGTAAAATAGGGACTGGATTTAGTGAAGAAATGCTTCAGACGCTGTCTGGCACGTTAAAACCAACCGTTATTCAACAACCGAAACCTTTCTACGTTTACGATGCATCGCCTGACGTCTGGTTTGAGCCAACACtagtttttgaagttttgaCTGCCGACTTGTCCCTCTCTCCTGTGTATAAGGCAGGAATCAACTTCTTCGGGAAAGGCGTTTCTTTGCGTTTTCCGAGGTTTATACGGGTCAGAGATGATAAGAGCCCAGAACAAGCTACCAGCAGTGATCAAATTGTGGAATTATACCAGAAACAAGCTCATGTTTAA
- a CDS encoding Mitochondrial tyrosyl-tRNA synthetase has translation MMKVKILQVGTLSCQLFKRRNSTLQILTKYGIDVTTEDCRRDLDDPILNHLKKRGLLSQCTHEPELSQLCSKRRLSLYCGADPSARSLHIGNLLPLMVLLHFNLRGHNIFPLVGGATGKVGDPSGRETERTEIQHEERESNVENIRKQMKSFFRRGVTFAHRRNQLFKDVEPGTQMLKNNIEWWENIRILDFLSTYGKFIKVNQMLARESIKKRLNSGMGIGFNEFTYQILQAFDFFVLYKNHNVQIQVGGNDQYGNIVAGIDFISRLHRNKADNAVHAPGAFGITVPLLTTSTGEKFGKSAGNAVFIDKYMTPSYQLYQYMINLSDGDVERFLNKFSLLPLSVIDKIVLKHKQNKKQRIGQKILAVELCDLIHGQGEGISNLIISETLFGGFLNFNTLEILEAFRKQGLLKTYKACMIENLSILNVLEDIYRQQKSRTELKKLIKGGSVSLGVKNTRIFDSDLRIKPDDALDGKLILIRVGKKDYHVIEVTSE, from the coding sequence ATGATGAAAGTTAAAATTTTACAAGTCGGAACTCTTTCTTGCCAATTATTTAAAAGGAGGAACTCCACTTTACAAATTTTAACTAAATACGGTATTGATGTCACGACTGAAGACTGTAGGCGTGATTTAGATGATCCTatcttgaaccatttgaaaaagcGTGGCCTATTATCTCAATGTACTCATGAACCTGAACTCTCACAACTTTGCTCTAAGCGAAGGCTCAGTCTCTACTGTGGAGCTGATCCTTCTGCCAGATCGCTTCATATTGGAAATCTTCTACCTTTGATGGTCCTCCTGCATTTTAATTTGAGGGGTCATAATATATTCCCCCTTGTGGGAGGTGCTACTGGTAAAGTGGGTGATCCATCAGGCAGAGAAACCGAGCGAACTGAAATACAGCatgaagaaagagaatccAATGTTGAGAATATTCGAAAACAAATGAAGTCTTTTTTCAGGAGAGGAGTAACTTTTGCTCATCGGAgaaatcaacttttcaaagacGTTGAACCGGGAACCCagatgctgaaaaataATATTGAATGGTGGGAAAATATTAGAATACTTGATTTCCTCTCTACTTATGGAAAGTTTATTAAAGTCAATCAAATGCTCGCAAGAGAGTCTATTAAAAAAAGGCTAAACTCTGGAATGGGAATTGGATTCAATGAATTCACCTACCAAATTTTACAAgcttttgattttttcgTTTTATACAAAAATCACAACGTTCAAATCCAGGTCGGTGGAAATGATCAATATGGAAACATAGTTGCAGGAATTGATTTTATTAGCAGATTGCATAGAAATAAAGCTGATAATGCCGTTCATGCCCCTGGAGCTTTTGGCATAACAGTTCCTTTGTTGACAACTTCAACCGgagaaaaatttggtaaGTCAGCTGGAAATGCagttttcattgataaatATATGACCCCATCCTATCAACTTTATCAGTATATGATCAATTTATCAGACGGTGATGTTGAACGTTTTCTCAACAAATTCTCTTTACTTCCTTTGAGTGTAATTGACAAGATAGTCTTAAAGCACAAGCaaaacaagaaacaaaggaTTGGGCAAAAAATTTTGGCTGTCGAACTATGCGACTTGATTCATGGGCAAGGAGAAGGAATCAGCAACCTTATAATATCGGAAACATTGTTTGGTGGTTTTCTTAACTTTAACACCCTTGAGATTTTGGAAGCCTTCAGAAAACAAGGCTTGCTGAAAACTTACAAAGCTTGTatgattgaaaatttgTCCATTCTAAACGTATTGGAAGATATTTACCGCCAACAAAAATCAAGAACAGAGTTAAAAAAGCTGATCAAAGGTGGTAGTGTCAGTTTGGGAGTAAAAAATACCAGAATTTTTGATTCAGATCTAAGGATTAAACCTGATGATGCTCTGGATGGGAAATTGATACTTATAAGGGTTGGGAAAAAGGACTATCACGTCATAGAAGTCACATCAGAATGA
- a CDS encoding Nuclear envelope protein, interacts with GDP-bound Gsp1p and with proteins of the nuclear pore — protein MSSIDFNQVAQQFTTFYYEKFDSDRTQLGNLYRDQSMLTFESSQLQGARDIVEKLVSLPFQKVQHRVSTLDAQPASPNGDILVLVTGELLIDEETNPQRYSQCFHLLPDGNSYYVFNDIFRLNYS, from the exons ATGTCCTCCATTGATTTTAACCAGGTCGCCCAACAGTTTACAACCTTTTATTACGAAAAGTTTGACTCTGACAGAACACAGCTTGGAAATCTCTAC AGGGATCAATCTATGTTAACATTCGAATCATCTCAGTTGCAGGGTGCTCGAGACATAGTTGAGAAATTGGTCAGTTtgccttttcaaaaagtccaaCACCGTGTGTCCACCTTAGACGCCCAGCCTGCATCTCCAAATGGAGACATCTTGGTTTTGGTTACAGGAGAACTACTTATCGATGAAGAAACTAACCCACAGCGCTATTCACAGTGCTTCCACCTGTTACCAGATGGAAATTCGTACTATGTGTTCAATGACATATTTAGATTGAACTACTCATAG